One stretch of Schlesneria sp. DSM 10557 DNA includes these proteins:
- the rpsT gene encoding 30S ribosomal protein S20: MKNRNDRSALRTSVKKVRTAAAAVTTGAVKVEDAQAVLKLAIKKLDQSAAKHLIHPNKASRDKSRLTRLINKLSAPASN; encoded by the coding sequence TTGAAGAACCGAAATGACCGTTCCGCTCTGCGAACGTCGGTCAAGAAGGTTCGCACCGCCGCTGCTGCGGTCACAACCGGCGCTGTCAAAGTCGAAGATGCACAGGCTGTGCTGAAACTCGCGATCAAGAAGCTGGATCAATCGGCTGCCAAGCACCTGATCCACCCCAACAAGGCCTCACGCGATAAGTCACGTCTGACCCGCTTGATCAACAAGTTGTCTGCTCCTGCATCCAACTAG
- a CDS encoding DUF6677 family protein gives MSTVSQDERRKPWEEHNVFASLVLAVLIPGLGHLYQGRTIKGLIYLFGILGLFLWGVVLGEGIVVYNLPERGATRQITLHYAAQLGAGAVSYPALWQTRRMAKDNHAVRQLERPLSAKFSGHLINMTSEKVEGPLVGTVKLEPTKGEYGAETAGVFTGTLNGKPIELPLEGSFYLDPPIGAGFRRTLKCNVAAATEDGSSPGTMITGFIPRSLVNSYGVPPDPDQLQEVTGRLGKQHELALVFTWIAGLLNILAIWDCVQGPAYGFGDETWTKNEPEKDPTSPPAPVPATNPTPTA, from the coding sequence ATGTCGACTGTATCTCAAGACGAACGTCGCAAACCCTGGGAAGAACATAACGTCTTCGCGTCGCTCGTTCTGGCGGTTCTGATCCCGGGATTGGGACATCTCTACCAGGGTCGGACGATCAAGGGTCTGATTTATCTCTTCGGAATCCTGGGCCTGTTCCTGTGGGGCGTTGTGCTGGGCGAGGGAATCGTCGTCTACAACCTTCCGGAACGGGGTGCCACACGTCAGATCACGCTGCACTATGCTGCTCAGTTGGGAGCAGGGGCCGTCTCGTATCCGGCTTTGTGGCAGACAAGACGAATGGCCAAGGACAACCATGCGGTCCGCCAGCTGGAACGTCCCCTCTCCGCGAAATTCTCGGGTCACCTGATCAACATGACCAGCGAAAAAGTGGAAGGTCCTCTCGTGGGGACCGTGAAGCTGGAACCGACCAAAGGAGAGTACGGGGCGGAAACGGCGGGCGTCTTCACTGGAACACTGAATGGCAAACCCATTGAACTACCGCTGGAAGGAAGCTTCTACCTGGATCCCCCGATTGGGGCTGGTTTTCGCAGAACGCTGAAATGCAACGTCGCTGCCGCGACAGAGGACGGATCGAGTCCAGGGACGATGATCACCGGTTTTATTCCACGCTCGCTCGTGAACTCCTACGGCGTCCCCCCCGACCCGGACCAGTTACAGGAAGTAACGGGACGGCTGGGCAAGCAGCACGAACTGGCTCTGGTCTTCACCTGGATTGCAGGTCTGTTGAACATACTGGCCATCTGGGATTGCGTTCAGGGACCCGCTTATGGCTTTGGTGACGAAACCTGGACGAAGAACGAACCGGAAAAGGACCCCACCAGTCCACCCGCTCCTGTTCCCGCCACCAATCCCACGCCCACCGCTTGA
- a CDS encoding DUF6655 family protein gives MSDTLRTGTEQILLSAAIDRCISEMDFSELSGKDVYFDPQYLRGVSDEGYIVSTIRQRLLAEGVFLKSVRDEATYVVEARAGAVGTNRQDVLIGIPQTSLPTGALTAGIPSVIPEIPFAKKTHQKGVAKIAVFAYNQTTGQALWQSGATPITADARDTWIFGTGPFQRGSIYAGASFAGQRVPGWNTDKAIASRPPAKGIPVNVAQTFDEDPDVVPPSPKLLAEKKAENKATPALFTPAVPPSQPQPGRAPSPIPSPSTAPAAATGFSASSMFNITGGQPSNGSSGGNAAAASAGLLIFKNSTKPVE, from the coding sequence ATGTCTGACACCCTGCGAACGGGGACAGAGCAAATTCTGCTCTCGGCCGCGATCGACCGCTGTATCAGCGAGATGGATTTTTCAGAGCTCAGCGGAAAAGACGTTTACTTCGACCCGCAGTACCTGAGAGGCGTTTCGGATGAGGGCTACATCGTCAGTACCATCCGACAACGACTGCTCGCCGAGGGTGTGTTCCTGAAATCGGTGAGGGACGAAGCGACTTACGTCGTTGAAGCACGAGCGGGGGCGGTAGGAACGAACCGCCAGGATGTCCTGATCGGTATCCCCCAGACCAGCCTTCCCACAGGGGCCTTGACGGCGGGGATTCCTTCGGTAATTCCTGAAATTCCCTTTGCAAAGAAGACTCATCAGAAGGGTGTCGCAAAGATCGCCGTGTTTGCTTACAACCAGACGACCGGTCAGGCCCTGTGGCAGTCTGGCGCCACGCCCATCACGGCCGACGCCCGCGACACCTGGATTTTTGGTACAGGCCCGTTCCAGCGGGGTTCCATCTACGCCGGTGCCAGTTTTGCCGGTCAGCGTGTCCCCGGGTGGAATACCGACAAGGCGATCGCCTCCCGTCCACCTGCCAAGGGGATCCCCGTCAACGTGGCTCAGACGTTTGACGAAGATCCGGATGTCGTTCCACCGTCGCCGAAGTTGCTGGCAGAAAAGAAAGCCGAGAACAAAGCGACACCAGCGCTTTTCACTCCGGCGGTCCCACCAAGCCAGCCTCAGCCAGGACGAGCCCCTTCACCCATTCCATCCCCCTCCACGGCTCCTGCGGCCGCGACCGGATTCAGCGCCTCCAGCATGTTCAACATCACGGGAGGACAGCCCTCGAATGGATCCTCAGGTGGCAATGCTGCGGCCGCCAGTGCAGGGCTGCTGATCTTCAAGAACTCAACAAAGCCGGTCGAGTAG